One Alphaproteobacteria bacterium DNA segment encodes these proteins:
- a CDS encoding rhomboid family intramembrane serine protease has translation MMLFLPVGDVNDQGEGHHSFVNAGLILLCIAVTGYQLHLAALGGTALEQFMNPWMFDPKSQLGEGFLALGPLERFFALMAKLADLKSGAFVKMAAGAFFHGGLLHLGGNMLILWMLGDNVEYVMGHLRYLIFFILTAVLATCGELMFAGAGNFNGIIGASGAIFAVAAAYLIYFPGAKINFFYWVFFIFWGRRAVSARLVILLYFISQFITGYTSLGSGADYGRVAVWAHIGGFVAGLLLCLAFRAGRPEEKKHYEPVLRKPYTKTPWGNPPDGGPWGKPGQ, from the coding sequence ATGATGCTGTTCCTGCCCGTCGGCGACGTGAACGATCAGGGCGAAGGGCATCATAGCTTCGTCAATGCGGGGCTCATCCTGCTCTGCATCGCCGTAACCGGGTACCAGTTGCACCTTGCGGCGCTGGGCGGCACGGCGCTGGAACAGTTCATGAACCCGTGGATGTTCGACCCCAAATCGCAGCTGGGCGAAGGCTTCCTTGCGCTCGGCCCGCTGGAGCGGTTTTTCGCGCTGATGGCGAAGCTGGCCGACCTGAAGAGCGGCGCTTTCGTTAAAATGGCGGCGGGCGCGTTTTTCCACGGCGGGCTGCTGCATCTGGGCGGCAATATGCTGATTTTATGGATGCTGGGCGATAACGTCGAATATGTGATGGGGCATCTGCGCTATTTGATTTTCTTTATCCTGACCGCCGTGCTGGCGACCTGCGGCGAATTGATGTTCGCGGGTGCGGGAAACTTCAACGGCATCATCGGCGCATCGGGCGCGATCTTCGCGGTCGCCGCCGCCTACCTGATTTATTTTCCGGGCGCGAAGATCAATTTCTTTTACTGGGTCTTCTTTATCTTCTGGGGACGGCGCGCGGTATCGGCGCGGCTCGTCATCCTGCTGTATTTCATTTCGCAATTCATCACGGGGTACACCAGCCTTGGATCGGGCGCCGATTACGGGCGCGTGGCGGTCTGGGCGCATATCGGCGGGTTCGTGGCGGGGCTTCTGCTCTGCCTCGCCTTCCGTGCCGGACGGCCGGAGGAAAAGAAACATTACGAACCGGTCCTGCGCAAGCCCTACACCAAAACCCCGTGGGGAAACCCGCCCGATGGCGGGCCTTGGGGAAAACCCGGACAATAA
- the tolB gene encoding Tol-Pal system protein TolB, with the protein MKNIAFSFMFAVFAIFALAAPAQAELRVVVGGEKADPLPIAIPNFVTASGAPDELGANMVAVITKNLQRSGLFRPLNPSSFIQPAAAAAQKPNFGEWRTINAEALATGLLSKTPDGKTRVEFRLWDVFGQSQMLGTAYTTTNSNWRRIAHIISDAIYKRLTGENGYFDTRLVYISETGPGNARVKRLAIMDQDGFNHRFLTDGSALVLTPRFSPTMQQITYMAYYNNKPRVYLYDINSGRQSVLGDFPGMTFAPRFSPDGRKVIMSLSKNGNSDIYTMDLGSRSTSRLTNDASINTSPTYAPDGRRIAFESDRSGKQQIYVMDASGGSAQRITFGEGRYASPVWSPRGDLIAFIKMLKGQFYLGVIKPDGSGERLIKSAYHIEGPTWSPNGRVLAFFTESPSGVRRQGRTSRIHTIDLTGFNETPVTTPLDGSDPAWSPLNP; encoded by the coding sequence ATGAAAAATATTGCCTTTAGTTTTATGTTTGCCGTCTTCGCGATTTTCGCGCTAGCGGCACCCGCGCAGGCTGAACTGCGCGTGGTCGTGGGCGGCGAAAAGGCCGACCCGCTGCCCATCGCTATACCCAATTTCGTCACCGCTTCCGGTGCGCCCGATGAACTCGGTGCGAACATGGTCGCGGTCATCACCAAAAACCTGCAGCGCTCCGGCCTGTTCCGCCCGCTGAACCCGTCATCCTTCATCCAGCCTGCCGCCGCCGCCGCGCAGAAGCCGAATTTCGGCGAATGGCGCACGATCAATGCGGAGGCGCTGGCGACCGGCCTGCTGTCGAAAACGCCCGACGGCAAGACGCGCGTCGAATTCCGCCTGTGGGATGTGTTCGGCCAGTCGCAGATGTTGGGAACGGCTTATACGACCACCAACTCCAACTGGCGCCGCATCGCCCATATCATTTCCGATGCGATCTATAAACGCCTGACGGGTGAAAACGGCTATTTCGACACCCGTCTTGTGTACATCTCGGAAACCGGCCCCGGCAATGCGCGCGTGAAGCGTCTTGCGATCATGGACCAGGACGGCTTCAACCACCGCTTCCTGACCGACGGTTCGGCGCTGGTGCTGACCCCGCGTTTCTCCCCCACGATGCAGCAGATCACTTATATGGCTTATTACAACAACAAGCCGCGCGTGTACCTGTACGACATCAATTCGGGCCGTCAATCCGTGCTGGGCGATTTCCCTGGCATGACCTTTGCGCCCCGTTTTTCCCCCGATGGCCGCAAGGTGATCATGAGCTTGTCGAAAAACGGCAACTCCGACATCTATACGATGGATCTCGGCTCGCGCAGCACGTCGCGCCTGACGAACGACGCGTCGATCAACACCTCGCCCACCTATGCGCCGGACGGACGCCGCATCGCGTTTGAATCCGACCGCAGCGGCAAGCAGCAGATCTATGTGATGGACGCATCCGGCGGCAGCGCGCAGCGCATCACGTTTGGCGAAGGCCGTTATGCCAGCCCCGTCTGGTCGCCGCGCGGCGACCTGATCGCCTTCATTAAAATGCTGAAGGGTCAGTTCTATCTTGGCGTGATCAAGCCGGACGGTTCGGGCGAACGCCTGATCAAGTCGGCCTACCACATCGAAGGCCCGACCTGGTCGCCCAATGGCCGCGTGCTGGCCTTCTTCACGGAAAGCCCCTCGGGCGTCCGCCGCCAGGGCCGCACCTCGCGCATCCACACGATCGACCTGACGGGCTTTAACGAGACGCCCGTCACGACCCCGCTCGACGGTTCCGACCCCGCCTGGTCGCCGCTGAACCCGTAA